The following coding sequences lie in one Labrus bergylta chromosome 13, fLabBer1.1, whole genome shotgun sequence genomic window:
- the serpine3 gene encoding probable serpin E3 → MFGARLRKQLELHGYYLTCLQDLVFWATCCTLRTHFPSCSSEVMRRLPVASLFICFWLVERSQCDGSLQDSMGELHTRFAVSLYHTLTEAENSSNLIVSPVSVSLSLGLLQFGARGNTLAQLEGTLGYNVNDAQVQDFLMHSQIDESNTSHGMWLQQTCTLLIQSGIQLLTEFTQHAAAWANTSVVRANFSQPNNTPSQPERVRPNHDEMLLQSGSSSGELSGSGEPQVETLWWGHRLQMALVNKVTFRGVWQKQFLFTNTQNLPFILSDGTAIKVPMMYQATEVSFGQFRTALDQRYTVLELPYLDRSLSLQVILPSERKTPLSSIESQLTARHLASWYTGLRRTKMDIFLPRFKMQNKFNLRSVLPAMGIRDAFNPSAADFTGISVEESLYVSDAFHEVTIEVTEDGTKAAAATAMVLLKRSRAPVFKADRPFLFLLRQINTGSILFMGRVMNPMDQAS, encoded by the exons ATGTTTGGAGCCAGACTGAGAAAACAGCTGGAGTTACACGGATACTATCTCACCTGTCTGCAG GATTTAGTTTTTTGGGCAACCTGTTGCACCCTGAGGACACATTTCccctcctgcagctcagaggtcaTGCGTCGCCTGCCGGTGGCTTCACTCTTCATTTGCTTCTGGTTGGTGGAGAGGAGCCAGTGTGACGGCAGCCTGCAGGACAGCATGGGAGAGCTGCACACCAGGTTCGCCGTCAGTCTCTACCACACGCTCACAGAGGCCGAGAACAGCTCCAACCTCATCGTGTCGCCAGTGAGCGTCTCGTTGTCCCTGGGGCTGCTGCAGTTCGGTGCCAGGGGCAACACACTGGCTCAGCTTGAGGGAACGCTGGGATACAATGTGAACG ACGCCCAGGTGCAAGACTTCCTGATGCACTCACAGATTGATGAGAGTAACACCAGCCACGGGATGTGGCTGCAGCAGACCTGCACACTATTAATACAGAGCGGCATCCAGCTCCTCACAGAGTTTACGCAACACGCAGCAGCATGGGCCAACACCAGCGTGGTCCGAGCCAACTTCAGCCAGCCAAACAACACCCCAAGCCAGCCGGAGCGAGTGAGACCGAACCACG ATGAGATGCTTCTCCAGTCAGGAAGCAGCAGCGGGGAGCTGTCAGGGTCCGGTGAGCCCCAGGTGGAGACTCTGTGGTGGGGCCACAGGCTGCAGATGGCGCTGGTCAACAAAGTGACGTTCAGGGGCGTTTGGCAGAAACAGTTCTTGTTCACCAACACACAGAACCTGCCCTTTATCCTGTCTGACGGGACCGCCATCAAGGTGCCCATGATGTATCAGGCGACAGAGGTCAGCTTTG GTCAGTTTAGGACAGCGTTGGATCAGCGTTACACCGTGTTGGAGCTGCCGTACCTGGACCGTTCCCTGAGCCTACAGGTGATCCTGCCCAGCGAGAGGAAGACGCCGCTGTCCTCCATCGAGTCCCAGCTCACCGCTCGCCACCTGGCCTCCTGGTACACCGGCCTGCGTAGAACCAAGATGGACATTTTCTTACCCAG GTTCAAAATGCAGAACAAGTTCAACCTGAGGTCAGTGCTTCCCGCCATGGGCATCAGAGACGCCTTCAATCCATCAGCAGCGGATTTCACTGGAATATCAG TGGAGGAGAGTCTTTATGTGTCCGATGCTTTTCATGAAGTGACGATAGAAGTCACAGAAGACGGGACAAAGGCAGCTGCTGCTACAG CTATGGTGCTACTCAAACGATCCCGCGCTCCAGTTTTCAAGGCCGACCGgccatttttatttctactaCGACAGATTAACACag